The Cytophagia bacterium CHB2 genome includes the window AAACAGCGTCATGTGCGCGCCCGACAGCATTGAAATGCCGATCACATCGACATCTTCCTGTAATGCCGCTTCCACGATCATCTCCGGCGTTTGATGCAGGCCGGAGTAGATGACTTCGAAGCCGGCGTCGCGCAAGGCGCTGGCGATGATCTTCGCGCCGCGATCGTGGCCGTCAAGGCCGAGTTTACCGACAAGCACGCGAATCTTTTTTTCCATGTAAGAATCCTTTTTGATCGCAGATTATCGTTAATACACCGAATCGGGCCTCGGCGCGCAGCGCAGCCGGGCCTCAAACACGCATGGTTTCGCGATGCTCAGAACACCGGCTCTTCGCGCCAGGTGCCGTACACGGTTTTTAGTTCGTTGATAATTTCGCCGAGCGTGCAGTAAGCCATGCTGCAATCGATCAACGCGGGCATGAGATTGCGGCCCTCTTGCGCTGTTTCTTTGAGCTTGGCCAGCGATTGGCGCACGGCAGTGTTGTTGCGTTCGGCGCGCAAGCGGGCAAGGTTTTGCGCTTGCTGCCGCTCCACGCTGGCATCGATTTTCAAAATCGGTATATCAAGTTTCTCTTCCGGCTCGACAAAGGCATTCACACCGACAATGAGCCTTTCCTTCTTTTCGATCTCTTCCTGATATTTGCGTGCGGCTATAGCAATCTCGCGTTGAAAAAAACCTTCTTTGATTGCAGGAATCACGCCGCCAATATCATCGATCTTGTGAAAATAATCCTCCACCTCTTGTTCCATTTTCGAAGTGAGATGTTCGAGGAAATACGATCCGGCGAGCGGATCGACGGTGTTGGTTACACCCGTTTCATAAGCAATAATTTGTTGCGTGCGCAACGCAATTTTCGCGGCGAATTCCGAAGGCAACGCCCAGGTCTCATCCAGCGAGTTGGTGTGCAGCGATTGCGTTCCGCCCAACACCCCGGCAAGCGCTTCGAACGCGGTGCGCACGATGTTATTCATGGGCTGCTGGCCGGTGAGGGAACACCCCGCGGTTTGTGTGTGAAAGCGCAATTTCCATGAGCGTTCATCCTTTGCGCCGTATTTGTCGCGCATGCGTTTGGCCCAGATGCGGCGCGCCGCACGAAACTTGGCGATCTCTTCAAAAAAATCGAGATGCGAATTGAAAAAGAAGGAAAGCCGTGGCGCAAAGTCATCAACATTTAAGCCGGCTTTCATCGCCGCTTCCACATAAGCGAAACCGTCGGCAAGCGTGAATGCCAGCTCCTGCACCGCGGTGCTGCCCGCCTCGCGAATGTGATAGCCGCTGATCGAAATCGTGTT containing:
- a CDS encoding cobalamin B12-binding domain-containing protein — encoded protein: MEKKIRVLVGKLGLDGHDRGAKIIASALRDAGFEVIYSGLHQTPEMIVEAALQEDVDVIGISMLSGAHMTLFPRIMDLMKKNDMTDVLLLAGGTIPPDDAAELEQLGIGKVFGPGTDTRDIIGHIRTWAEKKSEIHNRQVV
- a CDS encoding methylmalonyl-CoA mutase gives rise to the protein MSNEKEQYQQERERWQRETRPKFKDRPAKFITTSSVPINDLYGPDDIAHIDPLCDIGFPGEFPYTRGIHANMHRGRLWTMRQFAGFGTPADTNKRFKYLLENGQTGLSTAFDLPTLMGRDSDDPLSEGEVGVCGVAISSLRDMETLFEGIPLDKVSTSMTINSPAAVILAFYICVGKKQGVPESKLRGTLQNDILKEYIAQKEFIFPPEPSMKIVVDTIEYCTKQVPEWNTISISGYHIREAGSTAVQELAFTLADGFAYVEAAMKAGLNVDDFAPRLSFFFNSHLDFFEEIAKFRAARRIWAKRMRDKYGAKDERSWKLRFHTQTAGCSLTGQQPMNNIVRTAFEALAGVLGGTQSLHTNSLDETWALPSEFAAKIALRTQQIIAYETGVTNTVDPLAGSYFLEHLTSKMEQEVEDYFHKIDDIGGVIPAIKEGFFQREIAIAARKYQEEIEKKERLIVGVNAFVEPEEKLDIPILKIDASVERQQAQNLARLRAERNNTAVRQSLAKLKETAQEGRNLMPALIDCSMAYCTLGEIINELKTVYGTWREEPVF